In the Rubrivivax gelatinosus IL144 genome, CGCAGCCGCTGCAGCTGCGCGCGGTGGGCCACGCCAGCCGCGTCGCGCACGATGAGCTGGCCGCGTTCCAGGCGCGCCGGCGCGACGCCGGCGAAGCCGGCTTCACCATCTACACACGCGGGCCGACGAACGGCGGCGACGCCCTCGTCATCGACCTGATCGCCCCGCGCGAGGCGAACGCCCGCGCGCTGGGGGTCGACGTGACGACGGTCCCGGCGGCGCGAGCGGCCGTCGACCTCGCACGCGGCAGCGGCGAGCCGAGCGCGAGCGCCGCGTTCCGGCTGTCGCAGTCCGACCCGCACGACGACGAGAACGGCTTCGTGCTCTATTACCCGCTGTACGACGGCGCCAAGCCGCACGATCCGGCCGGGCGCCAGCAGCGTTTTGCCGGCGTGCTGTTCGTCACCGTGCGCGCCGAGCGCCTGCTCGCCGGCCTGCCGGGCAACGACGCCGCCGGGCTGCGCTGGTGCCTGGTCGACACCGAGCCCGGCGTCGAGCGCGCGCGACTGGCCGGCCCCGCCGGCTGCGAGAACGAACGCCTGGAACGCCTGTCGGCGCGCCACCGCATCGCGCTGGCCTCGCGCACGCTGGAGCTGCGCGTGAGCTCGACGGCGGCCTGGGAACGCGAGCGCCAGCAGACCAACGCCTGGGTGTTCTCGGTGGCCGGGCTGGCCGCTGCCGCGGTGCTGGGCGCGCTGCTGCTCACCGTCACCGGCCGCGCCCACCGCATCGGGCTGGCGGTCGAGGAGCGCACCGCCGAGCTGCGCCGCGAGATCGGCGAGCGCCGCCGCGCCGAGGAGGAGATGCGCGAGGTCCAGGACCGGCTGCGCGGCATTCTCGACAACGTGCCGATCGGCGTGATGTTCGCCGGCCTCGACGGCCGCCTCGTCGAGACCAACCCCTGCCTGTGCACGATGCTCGGCCGCAGCGCCGAGGAGCTGGTGAACTGCTCGCTGGACGACATCTCGCACCCCGACGAGCGCGAGGCCGACCGCCAGGCGCTGGAGGAACTGCGCAGCGGCAGGGCGAGCACGGTGCGCCGCCAGACGCGGCTGCAGCGTGCCGACGGCGCGGTGCTGCACGCGCGCACGCTGTTCACGCTGCTGCGCGACGCCGCCGGCCAGCCCTGGCGCCTGGCCGGCGTCGCCGAGGACATCACCGAGCACCGCCGGCTCGAGGAGTCCGAACGTGCGCTGCACCGCGCCGAAGCCGCCAACCGCGCGAAGACCGAGTTCCTCTCGCGCATGAGCCACGAGCTGCGCACGCCGCTGAACGCCATGATCGGCTTCGCCCAGCTGCTGGGCCTGGACCGCGACCCGCCGCTGGCGCCGCACCAGCGCGAGTGGTCGACGCAGATGCTGCGCGCCGGCTGGCACCTGCTGGCGATGATCAACGACACGCTGGACCTGGCGCGGCTGGAGACCGGCTCGGTGCAGCTCGACCTTCGCGCGCTGGACCTGCGCTCGGCCGTCGGCGCGAGCATCGAGATGATCGCCACCGCCGCCGAGCGCATGGGCGTCACCGTCGACGCCGAACTGGCGCCCGAGGCGCTGGCCGTGCTGGCCGACGACACCCGGCTCAAGCAAGTGCTGACCAACCTGCTGTCCAACGCCGTCAAGTACAACCGCGCCGGCGGCACGATCGTCGTCGAGTCGGCGGCGCCCGACGACCAGCACGTGCAGCTGCGCGTGCGCGACACCGGCCTGGGCATGACGCCCGAGCAGGTCGCCGGCCTGTTCCAGCCCTACAACCGCCTGGGCCGCGAGCAGAGCGGCATCGAGGGCACCGGCATCGGCCTGGTCATCAGCCGGCGTCTGGCCGAGCTGATGGGCGGCACGCTCGAAGGCGAGAGCAGCGCCGGCCGCGGCTCGGTCTTCACGCTGACGCTGCCGCGCGCCGAGCTCGTGGCCGGCGCGCCGCCGTCGACGATCAGCTCGCCGCTGGAGCCCTACGCCAAGCGCCGCGTGCACTACATCGAGGACAACGAGACCAACATCGAGGTCATGCGCGGCGTGCTCGCCCAGCGGCCGCAGATCGCGCTGGAGGTCTCGATGATGGGCCTGGACGGCCTGGCGGCGGTGCGCCAGCACCGGCCGCACCTGATCCTGCTGGACATGCACCTGCCCGACATCAGCGGGCTGGAGCTGCTGCGCCACCTGAAGCAGGACCGCGACGTCGCCGACATCCCGGTGATCGTCGTCAGCGCCGACGCGACGACGGCGCGCATGCAGGAGGCGCTGACGCTGGGCGCCGCGCACTACATCACCAAGCCGCTGGACGTGCGCCGCTTCCTGCGCACCGTCGACGAGGCGCTGGCCTCGCACGAAACGCGCTGGGGCCTGATCTGAGCCGCGCGCGGGCGCTCAGCCGCGGCGTCGGTCCAGCGCTGCCTGGCCGGCCGCGATCATCTCGGCATGCATGCTGCGGATCTCGTCGAGCCGGGCCCGGGCCTCGGGGTCGAGCGTGGTGCTGACCAGCAGCTCGTCGATCGCCTCCAGGCAGCGCTGCTGGCGTGCGATGCGGCGCTGGGTGAACACCTGCACCGGGTTCTCGACGAGGCGGAAATAGGCCTGGCGGTCGCCCGGGCGCGTGATGCGCTCGAAGACGCCCAGGTTCTCCAGCAACCGCGTCATCGTGCTGACGCTGGCGCGGCTGATCTGCATGCGCTCGCCGATCTCGGAGAAGCTGAACGGCCCGGGTTCGAGCATGAAGGTGGCCGCCATGCGCCCCAGGATCCGGGGCATGCCGTCGGCCTCGGCCAGCTGGCCGTGGGTTTCGATGAAGCGTTCGATGGCCGCGTCGTGGTCGGGCATGGATCTGGAACCGATGGGAGCCGCCCGGTGCGGGCGGCAGCATTACCGCGGTCACATTCAGTCTAGAACGAACAAACAGCGCTCACAACCGAGCCGCGCGCGCAGGTCGTCCCCTCACGACGACGGCCCTGCCGACGAAGGGATGCGGCTTGTGATCGCCCATTGTTCAGTCTAGACTGAACTGTCTGAACGATCCGCTCGCATCTCGGACGTTCGGGCACCAGCGGCACCTCCCGCGGGCCTGGTCGGATGCATGGGAATGCTTGTCGTGAGCCTCGAACCTCTGCGCCGCTTCGTGCAGGCCGCCAGTCTGGCCGTCAACGCAGGCGGCCTTGCCGAACCCCCTCTGCAACTGCTGGCCTGGCAGCTGCGCACCCTGCTCGGCCACGACGGCTGGCTGCCCGACGAGCTCGCGCGCCCGCACCGCGGCTGCAGCACCTACCTGCTCTACGCCGACCCGGTCGACCGTTTTTCGATCGTCAGCTA is a window encoding:
- a CDS encoding GbsR/MarR family transcriptional regulator, which produces MPDHDAAIERFIETHGQLAEADGMPRILGRMAATFMLEPGPFSFSEIGERMQISRASVSTMTRLLENLGVFERITRPGDRQAYFRLVENPVQVFTQRRIARQQRCLEAIDELLVSTTLDPEARARLDEIRSMHAEMIAAGQAALDRRRG
- a CDS encoding CHASE domain-containing protein, with the protein product MRLNADAPPAVAPPPAWRVAAATALAYAAVGWIALLLAVPPGYASPLYPPSGIALVAALVYGRAALPGVFAGSFLVNVVLGAARGQTDVAAQLAPLAIGVGAMLQAALGAALVRRLVPQPLVLDSARDITATGVWGGIVACLLNPLLATAALWGTGAIAPSQVALNALTWWVGDTLGVMIGAPLALTIVGRPAEAWRPRRRTVAVPLLATTLLLSGATLAVGRWDRDRLATAFRNDAASLAADTDRLLHEPMQALQALAGAYRAAGGMNSGTLEDAAGWWLSQPLQLRAVGHASRVAHDELAAFQARRRDAGEAGFTIYTRGPTNGGDALVIDLIAPREANARALGVDVTTVPAARAAVDLARGSGEPSASAAFRLSQSDPHDDENGFVLYYPLYDGAKPHDPAGRQQRFAGVLFVTVRAERLLAGLPGNDAAGLRWCLVDTEPGVERARLAGPAGCENERLERLSARHRIALASRTLELRVSSTAAWERERQQTNAWVFSVAGLAAAAVLGALLLTVTGRAHRIGLAVEERTAELRREIGERRRAEEEMREVQDRLRGILDNVPIGVMFAGLDGRLVETNPCLCTMLGRSAEELVNCSLDDISHPDEREADRQALEELRSGRASTVRRQTRLQRADGAVLHARTLFTLLRDAAGQPWRLAGVAEDITEHRRLEESERALHRAEAANRAKTEFLSRMSHELRTPLNAMIGFAQLLGLDRDPPLAPHQREWSTQMLRAGWHLLAMINDTLDLARLETGSVQLDLRALDLRSAVGASIEMIATAAERMGVTVDAELAPEALAVLADDTRLKQVLTNLLSNAVKYNRAGGTIVVESAAPDDQHVQLRVRDTGLGMTPEQVAGLFQPYNRLGREQSGIEGTGIGLVISRRLAELMGGTLEGESSAGRGSVFTLTLPRAELVAGAPPSTISSPLEPYAKRRVHYIEDNETNIEVMRGVLAQRPQIALEVSMMGLDGLAAVRQHRPHLILLDMHLPDISGLELLRHLKQDRDVADIPVIVVSADATTARMQEALTLGAAHYITKPLDVRRFLRTVDEALASHETRWGLI